In a single window of the Rhodamnia argentea isolate NSW1041297 chromosome 2, ASM2092103v1, whole genome shotgun sequence genome:
- the LOC115755086 gene encoding ras-associated and pleckstrin homology domains-containing protein 1 codes for MLHLQLPSHHPHFLSPHLFPLSPLHSTLSLSPFPPPPPPPPLSASASASTSALPRRRPRPHPCLAQASEPTAAEEPPEGPIELPPSAPSIFASTDDPTPLQVATSVLLTGAISVFLFRSVRRRAKRAKELKFRSSGAKKTLKEEALDSLKAMGTTSIPAKAPPSPVQALLGGIAAGVIALILYKFTTTIEAALNRQTLSDNFSVRQISITIRTIVNGLCYLATFAFGINSIGLFLYSGQLAINSFTEGSSSRQINESDGQLTSPESLMDTPKTNDSQDNDKTDSTQ; via the exons ATGCTGCATCTCCAGCTGCCGTCCCACCACCCCCACTTCCTCTCTCCCCATCTCTTCCCGCTCTCTCCCCTCCActcaaccctctctctctccccctttcctcctcctcctcctcctcctcccctctccgcctccgcctccgcctccaccTCCGCCCTCCCTCGCCGCCGGCCCAGACCCCACCCATGCCTCGCCCAAGCCTCCGAACCCACCGCCGCCGAAGAGCCGCCGGAGGGTCCCATCGAGCTCCCTCCCTCGGCGCCTTCGATATTCGCGTCCACCGACGATCCCACTCCCCTCCAGGTGGCCACCAGCGTTCTTCTCACCGGAGCTATCTCTGTCTTCCTCTTCCGCTCCGTTCGGCGTCGCGCCAAGCGTGCCAAGGAACTG AAATTCAGGTCTTCAGGAGCAAAGAAGACACTGAAAGAGGAGGCCTTGGACAGCTTGAAAGCAATGGGGACAACCTCTATTCCTGCTAAGGCACCGCCTTCACCTGTGCAGGCACTGCTGGGTGGAATCGCTGCCGGTGTGATTGCTCTCATCCTCTACAAgttcaccaccaccatcgaggCGGCCCTCAACCGGCAGACGCTTTCCGATAATTTCTCC GTGAGGCAGATATCGATAACCATAAG GACAATTGTGAATGGGTTATGCTACCTGGCGACATTCGCATTCGGCATCAACTCCATCGGTCTATTCCTGTATTCTGGTCAGCTTGCCATAAACTCCTTCACAGAAGGATCTTCAAGCAGACAAATCAACGAAAGTGACGGCCAATTAACGTCACCGGAGAGTCTTATGGATACTCCTAAAACAAATGACAGCCAAGACAATGATAAAACGGATAGTACACAGTGA
- the LOC115755033 gene encoding uncharacterized protein LOC115755033, protein MDSDRPHRTTSINSSSGGSNTTGELFICFTSRLSSSSSMKISKSILSPGRARDHQTPQISLSSSLSRRLRSNGSLKGAGQASPMFPTNGKKRGSAFENPEPSSPKVTCIGQVRVKTKKQGKKLRARSKRGGGGGEVSFRKLEISNGAPSTEATQSFYFQNQQGNNQECLPHRNQRWVHFPVTICEALRTFGSDWNCFLPCRSSCMSKEEKTEGGANNGENGHSGNHNSSSCGAVIARWLVALQEGEGRGREVEIIVGDEERTAAAAAADAAEGSGSYRRRAFEGIEFNEEEICRERSEVEEDDGGGRASVSIPPKNALLLMRCRSDPVKMAALASRFCEAPPVVVDGNDEDENQSENFVASGCENEGVEVKKGGEVEHEMDDDKEEEVSEKWISAEASWESRLLGESSLTVEERGEYDQEEVNQEVNVLEEQLDQKIMEEEDEEEVKEVLVLEEEGGEVKELMEVTSQVVTTQETEVRCFAVADGENLQLSVQDHTYTEEGEAHHEHGVESDDGDHDNDVLSAQLNQESGGDEDHEIESRFHVELVAPTEEAVGLVDPEAQVTVPPHERSESNGLKPPWPEGKQVKSTEREGSQQKSVLPDCLLLMMCEPKLSMEVSKETWVCSTDFIRWLPERQVGKIPVKTDGGKDEPKKRAGNAESKRSASALTAQQAHILQQPRRNSCSLPPRAAARATGAESMATMIEQKLESAKAREPFVLTRCKSEPMQSATKLAPDACFWKNRKLEPHRPATHGVKAAGVGF, encoded by the coding sequence ATGGACTCAGATAGACCCCATCGCACGACTAGCATCAATAGCAGCAGCGGCGGCAGCAACACCACTGGCGAGCTCTTTATTTGCTTCACGTCTCGgctctcgtcttcttcttccatgaaGATCTCCAAATCCATCCTCAGCCCAGGTCGAGCCAGAGACCACCAGACCCCCCAGATCTCGCTCTCCTCCTCTCTGAGCAGGAGGCTCAGAAGCAACGGCAGCTTAAAAGGCGCAGGCCAAGCTTCGCCGATGTTCCCCACGAATGGCAAGAAACGTGGGTCCGCTTTCGAGAACCCAGAGCCGTCGTCTCCCAAGGTGACCTGCATTGGGCAAGTGAGGGTCAAGACCAAGAAGCAGGGCAAGAAGCTGAGGGCTCGCTCGAAGCgcggtggtggaggtggagaaGTCAGTTTCAGGAAGCTCGAGATCAGTAATGGTGCGCCAAGCACGGAGGCAACGCAGAGCTTCTACTTCCAGAACCAGCAGGGCAACAATCAAGAATGCTTGCCTCACAGAAACCAGAGGTGGGTCCACTTCCCCGTGACGATCTGCGAGGCCTTGAGGACCTTCGGGTCGGATTGGAACTGCTTCTTGCCGTGCAGATCGTCATGCATGTCCAAGGAAGAGAAGACAGAGGGAGGGGCTAACAATGGCGAGAATGGCCATTCGGGCAATCACAACAGTAGTTCCTGTGGAGCTGTGATTGCAAGGTGGCTCGTGGCGTTGCAGGAAGGAGAGGGTAGAGGCAGAGAAGTGGAGATAATTgttggagatgaagagaggACAGCGGCAGCTGCGGCTGCGGATGCAGCGGAGGGGAGTGGGAGTTACAGGAGGAGGGCATTTGAGGGGATCGAGTTTAATGAAGAAGAAATATGCAGAGAAAGAAGTGAAGTTGAGGAAGACGATGGAGGAGGCAGAGCGAGCGTTAGTATTCCACCCAAGAATGCGCTCTTGCTCATGAGGTGTAGATCTGATCCCGTGAAAATGGCTGCTCTTGCTAGCAGGTTCTGTGAGGCTCCTCCGGTTGTAGTGGACGGtaatgatgaagatgagaatCAGAGTGAGAATTTTGTCGCGAGTGGTTGCGAAAATGAGGGAGTTGAAGTGAAGAAAGGTGGTGAAGTCGAGCATGAAATGGATGACGATAAAGAAGAGGAAGTGAGTgagaagtggatttctgctgAAGCTAGCTGGGAGAGTAGACTTCTCGGAGAGTCGAGTTTGACTGTGGAGGAAAGAGGGGAGTACGACCAAGAAGAAGTGAACCAGGAGGTCAATGTGCTAGAGGAACAACTAGACCAGAAGatcatggaagaagaagacgaagaagaagtcAAGGAGGTGCTagtgctagaggaagaaggaggtgAGGTGAAGGAGTTAATGGAGGTGACTAGTCAGGTAGTGACAACGCAAGAAACAGAGGTAAGGTGTTTTGCAGTCGCAGACGGAGAAAACTTGCAGCTTTCAGTACAAGATCACACCTACACTGAAGAAGGCGAAGCCCACCATGAGCATGGAGTTGAATCAGATGATGGAGATCATGATAATGATGTTTTGTCCGCACAGCTAAATCAAGAATCGGGAGGAGATGAAGACCATGAAATAGAGTCACGGTTTCACGTTGAACTTGTAGCTCCAACAGAGGAGGCCGTTGGCCTAGTAGACCCAGAAGCCCAAGTGACCGTCCCCCCGCACGAGAGATCCGAATCCAATGGCCTGAAGCCGCCATGGCCCGAGGGGAAGCAGGTGAAGTCgacggagagagagggaagtCAACAGAAGTCAGTTCTGCCGGATTGCTTGCTCTTGATGATGTGCGAGCCCAAGCTCTCTATGGAGGTCTCCAAGGAAACATGGGTCTGCAGTACGGACTTCATCCGATGGCTGCCGGAAAGGCAGGTCGGCAAGATCCCCGTCAAGACCGACGGGGGCAAGGACGAGCCGAAGAAAAGGGCGGGCAATGCGGAATCCAAGCGCTCTGCTTCGGCTCTCACGGCTCAGCAAGCCCACATTCTGCAGCAGCCGCGGAGGAACTCCTGTTCCCTGCCGCCGAGAGCCGCGGCTCGAGCCACCGGCGCCGAGTCGATGGCCACGATGATCGAGCAGAAGCTGGAGAGCGCCAAGGCTCGTGAGCCGTTTGTCCTCACGAGATGCAAGTCTGAGCCTATGCAGTCGGCCACCAAGCTCGCGCCGGATGCTTGCTTTTGGAAGAACAGGAAGCTCGAGCCGCATCGCCCGGCTACGCACGGGGTCAAGGCGGCTGGGGTCGGATTCTGA